A section of the Kribbella sp. HUAS MG21 genome encodes:
- a CDS encoding pyridoxamine 5'-phosphate oxidase family protein: MLTDPRGLRELTADEALRRLGGVPVGRIVFTSNALPTIRPVNHRLVDGAVVLRCHGGAAVLGAVGQVVAYEADEIDLASRLAWSVIATGIAGEVSDPDELAQLERLVEPWLAHDMTHTIRIRPQLVTGFEVIAADQPTDARHPPPMGESMLAQPG, encoded by the coding sequence ATGCTGACTGATCCGCGTGGCCTGCGCGAGTTGACCGCGGACGAGGCGCTGCGCCGACTGGGTGGTGTGCCGGTGGGCCGGATCGTGTTCACCTCGAACGCCTTGCCGACGATCCGCCCGGTCAACCATCGGTTGGTGGACGGTGCTGTGGTCCTGCGGTGTCACGGCGGCGCTGCGGTGCTGGGGGCGGTGGGTCAGGTGGTCGCGTACGAGGCCGACGAGATCGACCTCGCGTCGCGTCTCGCGTGGAGCGTGATCGCGACGGGCATCGCCGGCGAGGTGAGCGACCCGGACGAGCTCGCTCAGCTCGAACGGCTGGTGGAACCATGGCTCGCGCACGACATGACGCACACGATTCGGATCCGCCCTCAGTTGGTGACCGGCTTCGAGGTGATCGCGGCGGATCAGCCGACGGACGCACGACATCCGCCGCCGATGGGAGAGTCCATGCTCGCCCAGCCAGGCTGA
- a CDS encoding phosphoketolase family protein: protein MSDADLECVDAWWRANNYLTVGQIYLMANPLLREPLTAEHIKPRLLGHWGTSPGLSFIYAHASRLIRETGQEMLYLAGPGHGGPALVAAGYLEGTYSEVYPQVTGDADGMRRLFRQFSAPGGIPSHVSVTTPGSIHEGGELGYVLVHAFGAVMDNPDLIALAVVGDGEAETGPLEGSWKGVSFLNPVRDGAVLPILHLNGAKIAGPTVLGRKDPAEVRSLFEGHGYDVIEVEGAELPGMHRRFAAALATAWGRIRAIQAAARAGDWDGSRPRWPLIVLRTPKGWTGPDKVDGVQMLGTFRAHQVPLSTVRENPDHLRLLETWLRSYRPEELFDDNGAPTELVRRANPEGTLRMSATPHANGGLLMQALEVPDYRRYAVDVPAPATVRLESTRRLGELLRDVYAANPDRFRLFCPDETNSNRLGAVFEASDRGFAERVTDADDKISRDGRVMEVLSEHNCHGWLEGYTLTGRHGLFATYEAFAMVSASQTIQHSKWLQEAAQLPWRARVPSLNILLTSTAWRNDHNGFSHQGPGLIQNVITTRGTIGRVYLPPDANCLLSVADHCLRSTSYVNLIVIDKQPQLQYLTIDQAAEHCARGAGVWPWAGTDDGTADPDIVLACAGDVVTMETVAAAEILRERLPHFRTRVVNVVDLMSLVRRRDHPHGMDETLFNELFTDHVDVVFAFHGYPGAIHQLVHGRPDADRFRVRGFIEEGTTTTPFDMVVRNRVSRYHLVMDALNNARRTPPGASDLKAWCQARLAEHAQYVVENLQDLPDIRDWVVPDPAEQS from the coding sequence TTGAGTGATGCCGACCTCGAGTGTGTGGACGCCTGGTGGCGGGCCAACAACTATCTGACGGTGGGCCAGATCTATCTGATGGCGAACCCGTTGCTGCGTGAACCCCTGACGGCCGAGCACATCAAGCCGCGGCTGCTCGGGCATTGGGGGACCAGCCCGGGTTTGTCGTTCATCTATGCGCATGCGTCGCGTCTCATCCGGGAGACCGGCCAGGAGATGCTCTACCTCGCCGGTCCCGGACACGGTGGGCCCGCGCTGGTGGCGGCCGGCTACCTCGAGGGGACCTACAGCGAGGTCTATCCGCAGGTGACCGGCGACGCCGACGGCATGCGCCGGCTGTTCCGGCAGTTCTCCGCGCCTGGCGGTATCCCGAGCCACGTCTCGGTGACCACACCAGGCTCGATCCACGAAGGCGGCGAGCTCGGTTACGTCCTCGTTCATGCCTTCGGTGCCGTCATGGACAACCCGGACCTGATCGCGCTGGCGGTGGTGGGAGACGGCGAGGCGGAAACCGGCCCGTTGGAGGGGTCCTGGAAGGGCGTGTCCTTCCTGAACCCGGTCAGGGACGGGGCGGTGCTGCCGATTCTGCACCTGAACGGCGCGAAGATCGCCGGGCCCACGGTGCTGGGCCGGAAGGATCCCGCTGAGGTTCGGTCGCTCTTCGAGGGGCACGGCTATGACGTGATCGAGGTCGAGGGCGCGGAGCTGCCCGGCATGCACCGCCGGTTCGCCGCGGCGCTGGCGACGGCGTGGGGGCGGATCCGGGCGATCCAGGCCGCGGCCCGCGCGGGCGACTGGGACGGTAGCAGGCCACGCTGGCCGCTGATCGTACTGCGCACCCCGAAGGGCTGGACCGGTCCCGACAAGGTCGACGGCGTCCAGATGCTCGGTACCTTCCGTGCCCACCAGGTCCCGCTGTCCACCGTGCGGGAGAACCCTGATCATCTGCGGCTGCTCGAAACCTGGCTCCGCTCGTACCGGCCCGAAGAGCTCTTCGACGACAACGGGGCGCCCACGGAGCTGGTCCGCCGGGCCAATCCCGAGGGAACGCTGCGGATGAGCGCGACGCCGCACGCCAACGGAGGCCTGCTGATGCAGGCACTCGAGGTGCCCGACTACCGCCGGTACGCCGTCGACGTACCCGCCCCGGCCACCGTTCGCCTCGAGTCGACCCGGCGCCTCGGCGAACTGCTCCGGGACGTGTACGCGGCCAATCCCGACCGGTTCCGGCTGTTCTGTCCGGACGAGACCAACAGCAACCGGCTCGGCGCCGTGTTCGAGGCATCGGATCGTGGCTTCGCCGAGCGGGTGACGGACGCGGACGACAAGATCTCTCGCGACGGCCGGGTGATGGAGGTGCTCTCGGAACACAACTGCCACGGCTGGCTCGAGGGCTACACGCTGACCGGCCGGCACGGATTGTTCGCCACCTACGAGGCGTTCGCGATGGTCAGCGCGTCACAGACGATCCAGCACAGCAAGTGGCTGCAAGAGGCGGCGCAGTTGCCGTGGCGAGCTCGCGTCCCGAGCCTGAACATCCTGTTGACGTCCACCGCGTGGCGCAACGACCACAACGGCTTCAGTCACCAGGGACCGGGACTGATCCAGAACGTGATCACGACCAGGGGGACCATCGGCCGGGTGTACTTGCCGCCGGACGCGAACTGTCTCCTGTCGGTCGCGGACCATTGCTTGCGGTCGACGTCGTACGTCAACCTGATCGTGATCGACAAGCAGCCGCAGTTGCAGTACCTGACCATCGACCAGGCGGCCGAACACTGCGCCCGGGGAGCCGGGGTGTGGCCGTGGGCGGGTACCGACGACGGCACGGCCGATCCCGACATCGTGCTCGCCTGCGCCGGTGACGTGGTGACGATGGAGACCGTTGCGGCCGCGGAGATTCTGCGCGAACGCCTGCCGCACTTCCGCACCCGTGTGGTCAACGTCGTCGACCTGATGTCGCTGGTGCGCCGCCGCGATCATCCGCACGGTATGGACGAGACTCTGTTCAACGAGCTCTTCACGGATCACGTCGACGTCGTCTTCGCCTTCCACGGGTACCCCGGAGCGATTCACCAGCTGGTCCACGGGCGCCCGGACGCGGACCGGTTCCGGGTCCGCGGATTCATCGAGGAGGGCACCACCACGACACCGTTCGACATGGTGGTGCGCAACCGCGTCTCGCGATACCACCTCGTGATGGACGCACTCAACAACGCGCGCCGTACGCCGCCCGGCGCCAGCGACCTGAAGGCCTGGTGCCAGGCCCGGCTCGCCGAGCATGCGCAGTACGTTGTGGAGAACCTGCAGGACTTGCCGGACATCCGGGACTGGGTGGTGCCCGACCCCGCCGAGCAGAGCTGA
- a CDS encoding ring-cleaving dioxygenase, with translation MNSSVAPHGLHHVTAIAEDPQRNVDFYTTVLGLRLVKRTVNFDAPDAYHLYYGDTSGRPSTLLTFFPWPGVPKGRQGTGLTTATAFSVPPESLGWWQERLRSLRVDADAPVATSDEEILRLRDPDGLVIELVASEGDSRSGWDGVAAIPSDNAIRGLFSVTMTEQMLDPTAEMLAGMLGMSHGQDTSDGSRFVMSGSAEGTAVDVKASRSSRGLQAAGTVHHIAFRAPDGETQAKWREELMDAGVPVTEILDRQYFTSIYFREPGGVLLEIATDQPGFTVDEPLLELGQHLKLPPWLEPNRDQIEGALPSLRVPPVPQPDEID, from the coding sequence ATGAACAGCTCGGTCGCACCGCACGGGTTGCATCACGTGACCGCGATTGCGGAGGATCCGCAGCGCAACGTCGACTTCTACACCACGGTCCTGGGCCTGCGGCTGGTGAAGCGGACCGTCAACTTCGACGCCCCGGACGCCTACCACCTGTACTACGGCGACACCTCGGGTCGGCCGTCGACGCTGCTGACGTTCTTCCCCTGGCCGGGAGTGCCGAAGGGAAGGCAGGGCACCGGTCTCACCACGGCGACAGCGTTCAGTGTTCCGCCGGAGTCGTTGGGTTGGTGGCAGGAGCGGTTGCGGAGCCTGCGGGTCGACGCCGATGCGCCGGTTGCCACGTCGGACGAGGAGATCTTGCGGCTGCGGGATCCCGACGGGCTGGTGATCGAGTTGGTCGCGTCGGAGGGAGACAGCCGGTCGGGCTGGGACGGTGTGGCCGCCATTCCGTCCGACAACGCGATCCGCGGTCTGTTCTCGGTCACGATGACTGAGCAGATGCTCGACCCGACAGCGGAGATGCTGGCCGGCATGCTGGGCATGAGCCACGGCCAGGACACCTCCGACGGCAGTCGGTTCGTGATGTCGGGGAGCGCTGAGGGTACGGCGGTGGATGTGAAGGCCAGCCGGTCGTCGCGTGGGCTGCAGGCGGCCGGCACGGTGCATCACATCGCGTTCCGGGCACCGGACGGCGAGACGCAGGCGAAGTGGCGCGAGGAGCTGATGGACGCCGGGGTCCCGGTGACCGAGATCCTGGACCGGCAGTACTTCACCTCGATCTACTTCCGCGAACCCGGCGGTGTCCTGCTGGAGATCGCGACCGACCAGCCGGGCTTCACGGTCGACGAGCCGTTGCTGGAGCTCGGCCAGCACCTGAAGCTGCCGCCCTGGCTGGAGCCGAACCGGGATCAGATCGAGGGCGCGCTCCCGTCACTGCGTGTCCCTCCGGTGCCGCAGCCGGACGAGATCGACTGA
- a CDS encoding alpha/beta hydrolase, whose amino-acid sequence MSEEPLERPHVWRPGTFTPPLLLLHGTGGDEQDLLPLRPHLAPGSAVLSPRGTVLEHGMARFFRRLREGVFDEDDLRLRADELAAFLTAAEQKYGVPAGSWLAVGFSNGANMASALLVRHPESLAGAVLLAAMVPFAADEPEDHALAGKRVLIVNGDHDPMATPQQTTRLAEQLRRRDADVELLTFPGGHTIDPGQLPRIRTFVNPQS is encoded by the coding sequence ATGAGCGAGGAGCCGCTCGAGCGGCCGCATGTCTGGCGGCCGGGTACGTTCACGCCGCCGTTACTGTTGTTGCACGGCACCGGCGGCGACGAGCAGGATCTCCTCCCGCTGCGACCGCACCTGGCGCCTGGATCCGCGGTGTTGTCGCCGCGCGGCACGGTGCTCGAGCACGGCATGGCACGGTTCTTCCGCCGGCTGCGGGAGGGGGTGTTCGACGAGGACGACCTTCGGCTGCGCGCCGACGAGCTCGCGGCCTTTCTCACCGCGGCCGAGCAGAAGTACGGCGTACCAGCCGGGTCCTGGCTCGCCGTTGGCTTCTCGAACGGAGCCAACATGGCCTCCGCCCTGCTCGTTCGCCACCCCGAGTCACTGGCAGGCGCCGTACTGCTGGCCGCGATGGTCCCCTTCGCGGCAGACGAACCCGAAGATCACGCCCTGGCCGGCAAGCGCGTCCTGATCGTGAACGGGGACCACGACCCGATGGCCACGCCCCAACAGACCACGAGACTGGCTGAGCAACTGCGCCGCCGGGACGCCGACGTCGAGCTCCTCACGTTCCCCGGTGGCCACACCATCGACCCCGGCCAGTTGCCGCGCATCCGGACGTTCGTGAACCCACAGAGCTGA
- a CDS encoding LuxR C-terminal-related transcriptional regulator has product MAGLRAGQSAALVVRGDAGIGKTALLDYLEQHAGPCRVVRASGVESELELAYAGLHQLCAQLPERLPSPRYDALGTAFGLTTGVPPDRFQVGLAMLNLLADVADDAPLICLIDDAQWLDKLSAQTLAFVARRLLAERVALVFAVRAPDYTHELTGLPELRVSGLGFSDARALLDTVLTGLIDDRVRDRFVAETQGNPLALIELPRGLTPGLLAGGYGLPVVPDAGPLTGRIEQGFRHRLEPLPTETRLLLLTAAAEPIGDAALLWRAADRLGIGPDAAAPAEAAGLIDVRSRVQFRHPMIRSVVYQAASPADRRTVHGALADATEAAVDPDRRVWHQAHAAVGLDESVAADLVGAAERARMRGGVAAAAVFLERAAELTPDARRRAERALTAAAAKFRAGEPQIAHELLAAAEIGPLGDHQQAHLGWLRAQIVFARRRGRDAAPQLLDAANRLDALDDPMAREAYLEALGAAIYGGRLSDVEKAAEAACAARSTAAPGPMDLLLTGVATRFTAGYAAAVPLLRRALSALRADASGGESRLEHWLWLACPVAPEPIAPELWDDEAWHDLAVRAVELGRRLGALGVLPMALSLRAGVHLHAGEFAAAAALVSESDAIAVATGRAPLRYTHLMLAAWRGDEEAAIKAIEAGARDATESGEGRALALVRCVTAILYNGLGRYDAALDAARQAVEQEDLGFYGWSLAELVEAAARSGARSTAVDALQRLEEHALAAGTDWSLGVLARSAALLAEGPAAEALYREAVRRLGQTRIAVHLARAHLVYGEWLRREGRRQDARFHLRVAFDSLGDMGAKAYAERARQELQATGETARRRQVDTHALLTPQEAQIAQLAATGLTNQEIGSQLFLSHHTVEWHLRKVFSKLAVTSRRQLSADLIADASPRSTVRSSTETLRGRLVRSPE; this is encoded by the coding sequence GTGGCCGGTCTGAGAGCCGGGCAGAGTGCTGCGCTCGTGGTACGCGGTGACGCCGGCATCGGCAAGACGGCTCTGCTCGATTATCTGGAGCAGCACGCCGGCCCGTGCCGGGTCGTCCGTGCATCCGGAGTCGAGTCCGAGCTGGAGCTGGCGTACGCCGGTCTGCATCAACTCTGCGCCCAGCTTCCGGAGCGGTTGCCCAGCCCGCGCTACGACGCGCTCGGTACGGCGTTCGGACTGACGACCGGGGTTCCGCCCGACCGCTTCCAGGTCGGCCTCGCGATGCTGAACCTGCTCGCCGACGTCGCTGACGACGCGCCCCTGATCTGTTTGATCGACGACGCGCAGTGGCTGGACAAACTGTCCGCTCAGACCCTCGCGTTCGTGGCCCGCAGGCTTCTCGCCGAGCGGGTCGCGCTTGTCTTCGCGGTCCGCGCGCCCGACTACACGCACGAGCTGACCGGCTTACCGGAGCTCCGGGTCAGCGGGCTGGGCTTCAGCGACGCCCGGGCTCTGCTCGACACGGTCTTGACCGGTCTGATCGACGACCGTGTCCGGGACCGTTTCGTGGCCGAGACCCAGGGCAATCCGCTGGCGCTGATCGAGTTGCCGCGTGGCCTGACGCCAGGTCTGTTGGCGGGTGGATACGGCCTCCCCGTAGTGCCCGATGCGGGTCCACTGACCGGCCGGATCGAGCAGGGCTTCCGGCATCGCCTGGAACCGCTGCCGACGGAGACCCGCCTGCTCCTGCTCACCGCCGCGGCCGAGCCGATCGGCGACGCAGCCCTCTTGTGGCGGGCAGCTGATCGGCTCGGTATCGGTCCGGACGCCGCGGCGCCGGCCGAGGCGGCCGGGTTGATCGATGTCCGCTCCAGAGTGCAGTTCCGGCATCCGATGATTCGTTCGGTCGTGTACCAGGCAGCCTCTCCGGCTGATCGGCGGACGGTGCACGGCGCCCTGGCCGACGCCACGGAGGCGGCCGTCGACCCGGACCGCAGGGTCTGGCATCAAGCCCACGCGGCCGTCGGTCTGGACGAGTCGGTGGCGGCCGACCTGGTGGGCGCAGCCGAGCGGGCGCGGATGCGCGGCGGTGTCGCGGCGGCGGCCGTCTTCCTGGAGCGAGCCGCGGAGCTGACTCCGGATGCGCGCCGGCGTGCGGAGCGAGCGTTGACCGCGGCGGCCGCCAAGTTCCGGGCCGGCGAGCCGCAGATCGCCCACGAGCTGCTCGCCGCGGCCGAGATCGGCCCGCTGGGCGATCACCAGCAGGCGCATCTCGGGTGGCTGCGAGCCCAGATCGTCTTCGCCCGCCGGCGCGGACGCGATGCCGCCCCGCAGCTGCTCGACGCGGCCAACAGGCTCGACGCACTGGATGATCCGATGGCGCGGGAAGCCTACCTCGAAGCGCTCGGAGCCGCGATCTACGGTGGTCGGCTCAGCGATGTCGAAAAGGCGGCCGAGGCGGCTTGTGCTGCTCGGTCCACAGCTGCCCCCGGGCCGATGGATCTCCTGCTGACCGGGGTCGCTACACGATTCACGGCCGGTTACGCCGCCGCCGTACCGCTGCTGCGCCGCGCGCTGAGCGCGCTTCGGGCGGACGCCAGCGGCGGTGAAAGTCGCCTCGAACACTGGTTGTGGCTGGCCTGCCCTGTCGCGCCCGAGCCGATCGCCCCCGAGCTCTGGGACGACGAGGCGTGGCACGACCTGGCGGTCCGCGCGGTCGAGCTCGGCCGTCGGCTGGGTGCGCTCGGAGTCCTGCCCATGGCGTTGTCGCTCCGTGCGGGCGTCCACCTGCATGCGGGCGAGTTCGCCGCGGCGGCGGCGCTGGTGTCCGAGTCGGATGCGATCGCGGTGGCCACCGGGAGGGCGCCGCTGAGGTACACCCACTTGATGCTGGCCGCCTGGCGCGGTGACGAGGAGGCGGCCATCAAGGCCATCGAGGCCGGGGCCCGGGATGCGACCGAGTCGGGGGAGGGGCGAGCGCTCGCCTTGGTCAGGTGCGTGACCGCGATCCTCTACAACGGCCTCGGCCGGTACGACGCCGCGCTCGATGCCGCGCGTCAAGCGGTCGAGCAGGAGGATCTCGGGTTCTACGGCTGGTCCCTGGCAGAGCTTGTCGAGGCGGCAGCCCGCAGCGGCGCGCGGAGTACGGCGGTCGACGCGCTCCAGCGCCTCGAAGAACATGCACTGGCAGCCGGCACCGACTGGTCGCTCGGCGTGCTGGCTCGGTCGGCGGCGCTGCTCGCCGAAGGCCCGGCCGCCGAGGCGCTGTACCGGGAGGCGGTGCGGCGACTCGGGCAGACGCGCATCGCCGTACACCTGGCACGTGCGCACCTGGTGTACGGCGAGTGGTTGCGACGCGAAGGCCGGCGGCAGGATGCCCGATTCCATCTGCGCGTCGCCTTCGACAGCCTCGGCGACATGGGCGCGAAGGCGTACGCCGAGCGAGCTCGACAGGAGCTCCAAGCTACCGGCGAGACGGCCCGGCGACGCCAGGTCGACACCCACGCCCTCCTCACACCGCAGGAGGCGCAGATCGCGCAGCTGGCTGCCACCGGGCTCACGAACCAGGAGATCGGCAGTCAGCTGTTCCTCAGTCATCACACTGTGGAGTGGCATCTCCGCAAGGTGTTCAGCAAGCTCGCCGTCACCTCGCGCAGGCAGCTCAGCGCAGACCTGATCGCGGACGCCAGCCCGCGGTCTACGGTGCGAAGTTCTACCGAGACACTGCGCGGGCGGCTTGTTCGATCACCCGAGTGA
- a CDS encoding alpha/beta hydrolase: protein MKTPLTIPARRTPGRWRTLGFLLAAVAMAMASVNPVQSVAGERQGTRPTVVLVHGSWADGSSWNRVIERLQDDGYTVRAIPNPLRSVASDAASVRAFLETLPGPIVLVGHSYGGFVISNAATGLPNVKALVYVNSFAPEAGETPFQLVGLDSALAVDPATVFDLVPATVPPTPQTDVYLKPSAVFTSFATGLSTDDKNLVFATQRPGALGALNEPSGTPAWKTIRSWSLIGTEDQIIPADEQRKMSQRAGATITEYDAGHLGLMTQPGTVTRVIEQAARAVSR from the coding sequence ATGAAGACTCCCCTGACCATCCCAGCTCGCCGGACGCCAGGACGATGGCGGACCCTGGGGTTCCTGCTCGCCGCGGTGGCCATGGCCATGGCGAGTGTCAATCCGGTTCAGAGCGTCGCGGGCGAACGACAGGGAACCAGGCCGACCGTCGTGCTGGTGCACGGCTCGTGGGCGGACGGCTCGAGCTGGAACCGGGTCATCGAGCGGCTGCAGGACGACGGCTACACCGTTCGCGCCATCCCGAACCCGCTGCGCTCGGTGGCGAGTGACGCCGCGTCAGTGCGGGCATTCCTCGAAACCTTGCCGGGACCGATCGTGCTGGTTGGTCACTCGTACGGCGGTTTCGTGATCAGCAACGCGGCCACCGGGCTGCCGAACGTGAAGGCTCTGGTGTACGTCAACTCGTTCGCGCCGGAGGCCGGCGAGACGCCGTTCCAGCTCGTCGGTCTGGACTCCGCGCTGGCCGTCGATCCGGCGACCGTGTTCGACCTCGTTCCCGCCACCGTCCCGCCCACCCCGCAGACCGATGTCTACCTCAAGCCCTCGGCCGTCTTCACCTCGTTCGCCACCGGCCTGAGCACCGACGACAAGAACCTGGTCTTCGCGACCCAGCGGCCGGGTGCCCTGGGAGCGCTGAACGAGCCGTCCGGGACCCCGGCCTGGAAGACGATCCGGTCCTGGAGCCTGATCGGCACCGAGGACCAGATCATCCCGGCCGACGAGCAGCGGAAGATGTCCCAGCGGGCCGGCGCCACCATCACGGAGTACGACGCGGGACACCTCGGCCTGATGACCCAACCGGGAACCGTCACTCGGGTGATCGAACAAGCCGCCCGCGCAGTGTCTCGGTAG
- a CDS encoding glycoside hydrolase family 15 protein: MTRQIEDYALIGDLRTGAMVGADGAIDWLSLPRFDSPAVFAALLGRSEHGTWRLAPVDHDRCTRRRYRTGSLILETEWVTDAGAVRVVDLMVPGSATPTVVRIVDGLVGAVRMRTGLFPRMTYGKDVPALRSGGDGRLVAFSDSDELWLESDVALTIGDGGWTGDFVVTSGERVAFTLTHTTAGELPVAVPASTALTTTETFWAKWLSQSTYAGPWADEVNQSLVILKALTYAPTGAILAAATTSLPERIGGSRNWDYRYTWLRDATFTLHAFLATGFLGEAAAWRDWLVRAVSGDPADPQIMYAVDGSGQIPEQTLDWLPGHAGSAPVRVGNAAATQQQNDVWGEVLDVLSAARAAGVPDSADQQKLERALLDRIECCWQEPDHGLWEVRGPRRHFVHSKLMAWVGVDRTVRRLEAQTGDNSAELARLTVLRRTIRQEILDHGYDARRRAFTQSYGSPRLDAAVLLMPRYGLLAADDPRTVSTVDAIQRELTDDGLVLRYAVSDDAPNVDGVPGSEGTFLATSFWLADALHGIGRTNEATELFERLLSLRNDVGLLSEEYDAATGRHLGNTPQAFSHAGLITTALALGAAAASTARLPRAGAA, encoded by the coding sequence ATGACCAGGCAGATCGAGGACTACGCACTCATCGGCGACCTGCGGACGGGCGCGATGGTCGGTGCCGACGGAGCGATCGACTGGTTGAGCCTGCCGCGTTTCGACTCGCCCGCGGTGTTCGCCGCGCTTCTCGGGCGGAGCGAACACGGGACCTGGCGTCTTGCGCCTGTCGATCACGACCGGTGTACGCGTCGCCGGTACCGCACCGGTTCCCTGATTCTCGAAACGGAGTGGGTCACCGACGCCGGTGCGGTACGGGTCGTCGACCTGATGGTCCCCGGATCCGCAACCCCGACAGTGGTGCGGATCGTCGACGGCCTGGTGGGCGCCGTACGGATGCGAACCGGACTCTTCCCGCGGATGACCTACGGCAAGGACGTTCCAGCCTTGCGCAGCGGCGGCGACGGCCGTCTGGTCGCGTTCTCGGACAGCGACGAGTTGTGGCTCGAGAGCGACGTGGCGTTGACGATCGGCGACGGAGGCTGGACAGGCGACTTCGTCGTGACCTCGGGGGAGCGCGTCGCGTTCACCCTCACGCACACGACGGCCGGCGAACTCCCCGTGGCTGTTCCGGCGAGTACCGCGCTGACCACCACCGAGACGTTCTGGGCCAAGTGGCTCAGCCAGTCGACGTACGCCGGACCCTGGGCGGACGAGGTCAATCAATCGTTGGTCATCCTGAAGGCTCTCACCTACGCGCCGACGGGGGCGATCCTGGCCGCCGCGACCACTTCACTCCCTGAACGGATCGGCGGTTCGCGAAACTGGGACTACCGATACACCTGGTTGCGCGACGCAACTTTCACCCTGCACGCCTTCCTCGCCACCGGCTTCCTCGGCGAGGCCGCCGCGTGGCGGGACTGGCTGGTGCGCGCCGTCTCCGGCGATCCCGCCGACCCGCAGATCATGTACGCCGTGGACGGTTCCGGGCAGATCCCTGAGCAGACACTCGACTGGCTCCCCGGGCACGCCGGCTCCGCGCCGGTGCGGGTCGGGAACGCCGCCGCCACGCAGCAGCAGAACGACGTGTGGGGCGAGGTGCTCGACGTACTCTCGGCCGCTCGCGCCGCCGGCGTACCGGATTCCGCGGACCAGCAGAAGCTGGAACGGGCGCTGCTCGACCGCATCGAATGCTGCTGGCAGGAGCCGGACCACGGCCTGTGGGAGGTCCGCGGCCCACGCAGGCACTTCGTGCACTCGAAGCTCATGGCCTGGGTGGGAGTCGACCGGACCGTTCGCCGGCTGGAGGCGCAGACCGGCGACAACTCCGCCGAGCTCGCCCGGCTGACGGTACTGCGGCGCACGATCCGGCAGGAGATCCTGGACCACGGGTACGACGCCCGCCGGCGCGCGTTCACCCAGTCCTACGGGTCTCCCAGGCTGGACGCCGCCGTCCTGCTGATGCCGCGGTACGGCCTCCTCGCCGCGGACGATCCGCGCACGGTCAGCACGGTCGACGCGATCCAGCGCGAACTCACCGACGACGGGCTCGTGCTCCGCTACGCGGTGAGCGACGACGCGCCCAACGTCGACGGTGTCCCGGGCAGTGAGGGCACGTTCCTGGCGACGTCCTTCTGGCTCGCCGACGCGCTGCACGGCATTGGTCGCACCAACGAGGCAACGGAACTGTTCGAGCGGCTGCTGTCGCTCCGCAACGACGTCGGACTCCTGAGTGAGGAGTACGACGCGGCTACCGGCCGTCACCTGGGCAACACGCCGCAGGCATTCAGCCACGCCGGGCTGATCACCACGGCACTGGCCCTGGGTGCGGCGGCGGCCTCAACCGCCAGGCTGCCGCGCGCCGGCGCTGCCTGA